A stretch of the Camarhynchus parvulus chromosome 4, STF_HiC, whole genome shotgun sequence genome encodes the following:
- the GUCY1A1 gene encoding guanylate cyclase soluble subunit alpha-1 translates to MFCTKLKDLKITGECPFSLLTQGHITEEHDKDCTENSSRAALPICKEVHEKEGQGNLPQRKTSRSRVYLHTLTESICKLIFPEFERLNLALQRTLAKHRIKETRKTGDREDFEKIISDHANAAGVPVESLRESLGEELFKICYEEDEHILGVIGGTLKDFLNSFTTLLKQSSHSQEAGKKDRLEDASILCLEKDQDFLNVYYFFPKKITSLILPGIIKAAAHILYETEVEVMLMPPCFHNDCTEFANQPYLLYSIQVKSAKPSLSPCKPQSSLVIPASVFCKTFPFHFMFDKDMSVLQIGNGIRRLLTRREFQAKPNFEEYFEILTPKVSCTFSAIMTMLNMQFTVRVRRWDNTDMKPSMVMDLKGQMIYIFESSAILFLGSPCVDRLEDFTGRGLYLSDIPIHNALRDVVLIGEQARAQDGLKKRLGKLKATLEQAHQALEEEKKKTVDLLFSIFPGEVAQQLWQGQVVQAKKFNNVTMLFSDIVGFTAICSQCSPMQVITMLNELYTRFDYQCGELDVYKVETIGDAYCVAGGLHKESETHAVQIALMALKMMELSDEVVSPHGEPIKMRIGLHSGSVFAGVVGVKMPRYCLFGNNVTLANKFESCSIPRKINVSPTTYRLLKEYPGFVFTPRSREELPPNFPSDIPGICYFLDAYIQGTNSQTWFQKRDLGDGNANFFGEETGID, encoded by the exons ATGTTCTGTACAAAACTGAAAGACTTGAAGATCACAGGAGAATGTCCTTTCTCCTTACTGACTCAAGGTCACATAACTGAGGAACATGACAAGGACTGCACAGAAAACAGCTCTAGAGCAGCTTTGCCCATCTGCAAAGAAGTCCATGAAAAAGAGGGTCAAGGAAACCTTCCACAAAGGAAAACGAGCAGAAGTAGAGTGTACCTGCACACACTAACTGAAAGCATCTGCAAACTAATCTTTCCTGAG tttgaAAGGCTAAATCTTGCACTGCAGAGAACACTtgcaaaacacagaataaaagaaaCCAG AAAAACTGGTGATAGagaagattttgaaaaaataatcagtgatCATGCTAATGCAGCAG GTGTTCCCGTGGAGTCTCTACGGGAATCTCTTGGTGAAGAGCTATTCAAAATATGCTATGAAGAGGATGAACACATATTAGGGGTTATTGGAGGCACCCTTAAGGACTTCTTGAATAGTTTCACTACTCTGCTGAAGCAGAGTAGCCACAGccaagaagcaggaaaaaaggacagACTTGAAGATGCCTCCATATTATGCCTGGAGAAAGATCAGGACTTCttaaatgtttattatttctttcctaaGAAAATCACAAGTCTTATTCTACCTGGTATCATTAAAGCAGCAGCTCATATTTTGTATGAAACTGAGGTGGAAGTGATGCTCATGCCTCCTTGTTTCCATAATGACTGCACTGAGTTTGCTAATCAGCCTTATTTGCTGTATTCTATACAAGTCAAAAGTGCAAAACCTTCCTTATCTCCATGTAAACCACAGTCTTCACTTGTGATTCCTGCCTCTGTGTTCTGTAAGACTTTCccatttcattttatgtttgaCAAGGATATGTCAGTTCTTCAAATTGGAAATGGGATAAGAAGACTTTTGACCAGGAGAGAATTTCAAGCTAAGCCAAATTTTGAAGAGTATTTTGAAATTCTTACCCCCAAAGTAAGCTGCACTTTTAGTGCAATAATGACCATGCTAAATATGCAGTTCACTGTACGAGTTAGAAGATGGGATAATACTGACATGAAACCATCCATG GTAATGGATCTTAAAGGCCAaatgatttatatttttgaatCCAGTGCCATTCTATTCTTGGGATCTCCCTGTGTGGACCGACTAGAAGATTTTACAGGACGTGGATTGTACCTCTCTGATATTCCCATTCACAATGCTTTAAGAGATGTTGTTCTGATAGGAGAGCAGGCCAGAGCTCAGGATGGACTGAAGAAGAGGTTAGGAAAGCTAAAAGCAACCCTTGAGCAGGCCCATCAAGCACttgaagaggagaagaagaagactGTAGATCTtctgttttcaatttttcctgGAGAGGTtgctcagcagctgtggcagggacaaGTTGTACAAGCCAAGAAATTTAATAATGTCACAATGCTTTTTTCTGACATTGTTGGATTCACTGCCATCTGTTCCCAGTGCTCACCTATGCAGGTTATCACCATGCTTAATGAGCTTTATACTCGCTTTGATTACCAATGTGGAGAGCTAGATGTCTACAAG GTTGAAACTATTGGAGATGCCTACTGTGTTGCTGGAGGCTTGCACAAAGAAAGTGAAACACATGCTGTTCAAATAGCACTGATGGCCCTGAAGATGATGGAACTGTCAGATGAGGTGGTGTCTCCTCATGGAGAGCCTATCAAG ATGCGTATTGGCCTTCATTCTGGATCCGTCTTTGCTGGAGTTGTTGGGGTTAAAATGCCTCGTTACTGCCTTTTTGGAAATAATGTGACCCTTGCCAATAAGTTTGAGTCTTGCAGTATacctagaaaaataaatgtcagcCCAACAACTTACAG GTTGTTAAAGGAATACCCAGGTTTTGTGTTCACACCGCGCTCAAGAGAGGAGCTTCCACCAAATTTTCCAAGTGATATCCCTGGAATTTGCTATTTTCTGGATGCTTATATTCAAGGAACAAACTCGCAGACTTGGTTTCAAAAGAGAGACTTGGGAGATGGCAATGCCAATTTTTTTGGTGAGGAAACAGGAATAGACTAA